The Capra hircus breed San Clemente chromosome 25, ASM170441v1, whole genome shotgun sequence nucleotide sequence CGGGCGCCTGCCGCTTCGGAGTCGCGCTCGGCCTCGGTGCCTTCCTCGCCTGCGCCGGCTTCCTGCTGCTCGACGTGCGCTTCCAGCAGATCAGCAGCGTCCGCGACCGGCGGCGAGCCGTGCTGCTCGACCTCGGCTTCTCAGGTGGGCGGGGccggccgggcggggcggggcgggccggggcggggcgggccgggccgggccgggcggggcggggccaggggcgCGGTTCTCATCGAGTGGGCAGGGACAGGCCCAGGGGCGGGGTCTCCTTCCTGTTTGGGCCCGGCGCCTGCGTGGAGCGCCCCCCGACCTGTCAGTGCGCCGTCCCGCAGGCCTCTGGTCCTTCCTGTGGTTCGTGGGCTTTTGTTTCCTCACCAACCAGTGGCAGCGCACGGCGCCCGGGCCGGGCACGGCGCAGGCGGGGGACGCGGCGCGCGCCGTcatcaccttcagcttcttctccATCCTCAGCTGGGTGAGTGCGGCCGGCTGGCGGCGGGGCTGGGGCTCGGACAGGGTCCGGGCAGGGTCAGCCCTGGCTGACCCCGGCCTCCCCCTCAGGTGGCGCTTACCGTGAAGGCCCTGCAGCGGTTCCGTCTGGGCACCGACATGTCGCTCTTTGCCACCGAGCAGCTGGGTGCTGGGGCAGGCCAGACCTACCCGGGCTACCCGGTGGGCAGCGGTGTGGAAGGCACGGAGACCTACCAGAGCCCGCCCTTCACCGAGACCCTGGACACCAGCCCCAAAGGGTACCAGGTCCCTGCCTACTAGAGGCCAGCAGGCCCAGACGAGGCGCAAAGGCTGCCCCACCCATGCAGGGTCCAAGGCCTCCTGGGGCCTCCCTCAGGTCCTCCCGGCCCAGCAGCTGGGAGTGGATGCTGTGGGTCAGCTGGGGCCAAGAGAAGGTGGCCTCCAGGGTACCTTGGCTGTGCCCCCCAAGTTCCTCCGGTCCCTTTAGTCCCCAGCTCAGGGCCAAAGGTCCTGAGGAGGGAACATTATGGCCCTGGGCACGTGTCCTCCAGCCTCAAATGGGCCAGCCTGGCAGGGAGTCATTCCCCTCGTGAGCCAGCCAGGGCTCACCTGCCCACTCCGGGGTCAGAGGTTCAGCTGCCCTCCATAGCCGGGTGCGGGGGCTGCCCTGGACTCGGGGTGCCTGGGGGAAGGGACACTGCCCTCACCCCGTGGCCCAGCAAGCGTGGCCAGTTCCCCATCCCCTGTCCCCGTGGATAGTGGTGGTCCTCACTCTGCCCTGGTGTCTCACCCTACGGGGCCCCTTGCTCTGCCTGGAGCTGCCCCCGTTTCCTCTCACAGGCGCACTAGAGTAGCCCGGCCCTGTGGATGTTGTGATTGTGGTCAAGTCTAAAGGTTTCACCTTGTAGTTCCCCACAAGCAGCCCCTCTGTCTGTGGTCCCAGCTCCAGCCCTTACCTGCCTCAGCCCAGGCCCCTGCTGGGCTGCGGGCAGCTCTGGCCAGGAAAGCACAACATGGCTGTAGGCCTGAGCATCAGCCCTCTCGCAGCCTTTCAGTAAGACCTTGACCCAGGGAAGCTCCAGACACTGGGTGCCTGCAGGACACGCCCCCCACGAGGAGAGGTCTCGAGACTCCACCTGCCCACCATGCCCTGGAGACGGCCATTCCCTGCAAACCCCTTTAACTAGGCCTCCTCGACTAGTCCAGCTCCCCACACTGCACCCCACTTTAAGGCCCAGCCCGAGGTGGGGGGGAGTCCCTCTGCATAGCTGAGTACTCATGCATTGCTCGAAGCTGGCTTTTCACATTAAGTCAATACCAAATGCGGTTGCCACGTTCATTCTTACAGACAGATGCCTCTCTCAGGAGTTGCAGTTGAGTGACAACCCTGTACATTGTAGCATAGACCGATTATTTGTGGATATTTAAGTGAACATGTttacaatatttgtatatatggatctctccttccctcttctgaAAGAACAATCCGTGATTGTGTATTTTCAGTGTCCCATGTTCCAACTGCAACTTCTTTACAATAAAGACGGTAAATGAGTTTACTGTGACCTTTCCACTCCTGCCCCTCCAGTACCAGATATTGGGACCCAAAGAGCACCAGGGCCCAGAATCCAGAAGGGGGCCCGGAGGTAGAGACCAGCTGATGCCCCTGTTctggagagtgctagggaaaacCGTCGCGATTTCTCCAGATGGCCCCTTCTTACCACCTCCTGTTCCTGAGACCCCTACCCTGTGTACCATGCAGTGTCCAGAGCCACGTTCCATGGCCAGCTCCCCTTCAGAGACATCCCCAGCTTGGTCTTGCTGACTTTTGAATTCATCTTTTGGGAGTTTTATTTCagttactttttcatttcttactgGTTAACAACCTTCTAGTTGATTCAAGGAAGCAGGCAGGACCTAGGGCTGGGGTTCTTTCTGGCTTGGCCATGTTCAAGCTTGCTCTCAACTTATACCCTTCCAGAGAAGAGCAGTTCCCATGGTCAaaggtgcagttcagttcagttgctcagtcgtgtccgacgctttgagaccccacggattataacacaccaggcctccctgtccatctccaactctcggagcttactcaaacttatgtccatcgagtcggtgatgctatccaaccatctcatcctgtcgtccccttttcctcccgccttcagtctttcccagcatcagggtcttttccagtgagtcagttctcatcaagTGGgcgagtattggaatttcagcttcagcatcagtccttccaatgaatattcaggactgatttcctttaggatggactgtttcgatctccttgcagtaagtGTAGTAGCTGCTAAGGTGCAGTAGGTGTTAACATGAACTTGTTAACATAACTACTCAGGGTAGTGCTTGTCATCAGGCTTTGTTGCCTGGTATTGTTATGGTTCTTGGTTCTTTAAGAATCAGCGTTTTTAGTATCATGAGTGAGATAGCCCAGCTTCTAGGTTATTCTTTGCGGATGTTGGCTTGTGCTGTCTTCAGAGGGCATCAGCTATGGGGGGCTTCTCCTGTGTGATAGGGAACGCAGGGGGCCTCCTAGCAGCCCTATGGAGAGCGAAGAGGGTGACGGCTCTGCTTCCTAGCAGGCGCCGAAGCTCAGCCATCACCCAGAAGCTTGCTCCAGTCTCAGCATAAGTAGGTAGGCCCTCAGGTTCAGACAGGCAGTGCCCACCCACTTCTGCTTCTTTCAGAAAGacatctccatttcttctcaagTAAGGATGTTGCCTCATCTGGAGGTGGCTATGCGTTTAGCTCTTGATTCCTActatttatatgtatttgtggCAGAATGGGGAGATTTTAGCACATGCCTGGTTCGTTTCCAAAATACTGGATCCGTTTCTAAATTGTTCCTGCTGGAGTTTACTTTAGAAGCTCTCTCAGTGGCCCGTGGATGTAAACCTTGGGTCTGTGTGACTCCTGGGTTCTGGAAGGACAGTTTTACTGGGTACACAGTATAGGTCAAGCATGGCTGGCTCTGCTCCTGGAGGGCTTGGGCTGTGCTTACCTCCAAGACCCAGGCCCGGGGTCAGCTGCTTCTGCCTGTGAGCAGAGCCTGGCTGCCCCCCTCTCCCCACAGGCCTCGCACCCCTGGCCCACAGTACTCACTGAGACCACCTGAGCTATAGTGTCTGACCACTCTGAGTGGGGTGACCCCGGAATGCAGAGAAGCTGAGAACACCAGCTATGTGCATTAttgcaaaataaatttatttgaagATAAACTGTCTTATAAAAGTTCAGAGACAATTGGAGATCCCAGATTCAGCTAGTCTCATAAAAAGATTCAACTTCAAGTAGCACAATTTTGTGTCTTTTAATCCTGAACGTTCTTTAGTCACAAAACAGCCAACTGTTTACACAACACACTCAATATCTGACTCCAGCACCCATGGACCCTAGCTCAGGGACCGCGGTGCTGCAGCGCTAGGGCTCCGGGGCTCCGGGAAGGGGCCACTGTGGCCACCAGCCCTGAGAGCACACACAGGTCCCGGCACCTGGCCTTCCCGCCCCGGTGCCCTCCAGCGCATGAGAACGTAAACCCAGAGCAGCCTGCTGCTGCGGCAGGGGTCTCTCTAGTTTCCAGGAGGAATCCAGAGGGATCCCCCACGAGGGTGTGCCAGCAAGTCATGGCGGGCCTTCCCGGCGATTCCCGGAGAGCCGGCCAGCTGAGGGGCCTGAGCAGGTGGCCTCGCGggctgcctgggggtggggacgGGGAGAAAGGAGGCCTGTGGGTGCGGCGGCTCCTGCCTGCGCTGGCGGGAGCTACATCGGAGCTACGTGAGGATCCTGGCGAGGGCCTGCAGGGAGGGGAAGTCATCGTCCCGGGCGGCGTGCAGCGCCTGGTGGCTGCCCACATCGCCGTGCGCCAGCACCTGCTGGCAAGTGGGGCACACACAGCAGTCCAGGCCCACCTGCCGGGTGCTGGCCTGCCACGCGCTCTTCCTGTTCTTCTTGGCCTTCGTGCCGGGAGGCTTCTCGCGGCCGCGGAAGTCCGTGTGAGCCAACAGCAGCTCCTGCTGCTTGGCTGTATcaggcagcagcaccagcagctcaTTGAAGATCTTCTCGAAGTTCTCCCCCAGCAGGTCCCGGCAACTCTTGTAATACTGGGCTGCAGAGATCACGCCCTGCCAGCCAGAGCCAGACCCAGTCACGCCCGGCCCCAGCCTGGGCCCCGGTGGCCGGGCCAGCCCCCTGCACCCCTGCCTGCCTGACCTGTCTGAACTCCCCCGAGTAGCTCTTGAACTTGCTGAAGCGGGCCTCGTCGCTCTGCAGGAAGTCCCTGATGGACTGGATGAGCTGCAGGTTTCTCTCCCGGAAGTTCTCAGGGACCAGGTAGGCCCGGGGCACAGGCGTTGGCCTGGGTCTGAATCGGAAGGAGGTGGAGGCTTCTGCCTTTGGGGAGGCCCAAGGTGAGGGCACTCTCCCCTGGGGGCATGGGGCCAGGGGCCCGCCCACACTTACGCTTTCGTGGTGGTCGtagtgctggggacacaggccGTGTGGGGGCTTGACGGAAGGCCGGAGAAGCCGGGGGGTGGCTTGCTGACGGGGGGCGCCAGGCCCGGCGGAGGTGGGGTGCCCTTCAGGAGCACCACGGCGTTGAAGCCTGCGGGGCGTGGGGTGCATGGGAAGGTCCCAGGACGTGACCTCACTGGTCAGGCACAGGCAGGCCCCAGTCCCCACTTCCCACGCCGCCCCTCCCCATAGAGCAGCCCATCCCCACAGAGCGGGTCCAGGGCACGCTGACGCTGCCGCCACCAAGGGCCGGCACGCATGTTGTGCTCCTCATGGCAAACCCTGGCCTGAGTTAACTGCTCTGTCCTCATCTCCAGAGGGTGCCAGGACTCCCCGACTTGCGGGAAGAAAGGGCGCAGGGGAGCCATACGGCAGACCACGGCCACGGGATCACAGGCCTGCCGCCTGCATCCAGATCTGGCTACCAGGCTAAGAGGCAGTGGGAAGGGCCTACACGGGCCTCCCTGCCCGCCTGCGCCACCCTGAGCCTCATTCTGCTACCGCGGCCCCTTCCCAGGGCCCCGTAGCAGGCCTGGGCCCAGCACACCTACCTGGAGGTGGGGGCATCCTGGGTGGGCAGGAGCCACAGAGCGCTGGGAAGTCTTCCTGGGGCGTGGGGCAGGGGGGTGGCCCCAGGGGCCTTGGGAGCCCAGGGGGCTCCTTGGGGGTGCTCCGAGCTGGGGCCGGCCCCTCTGAGTGTCCATTGACGATGACGGTGGCGGGCCCCTCAGCTCTGCCAGGGGTAGCCGTGGGGGCCAGCTCGGCCCCAGGGGGCCCCTCTCTGTCAGGGGGTGGGGGCGACGCGGTACCCGACTTCTCGGAGCCCATCTTCTTCTTCTTGCTGACCTTGGTAAAGGTCTGGGTGGCAGCCCCGGCCAGCAGGGAGGAGACGGCGACCGTCGTGGGCACGCTCCGCAGCTCCTGGGCCGTGAGGCCTGCACGGccatcctcctccacctcctctgcGGGCAGCGGCCCACCCTTTTTGCCCCCCTTTCCCCCCTTGCCAGACTTCCTGGGGGGCTGGCTGGCCCCACTGGTGGACTGGGACCCTGGGGCAGGATGCGCCACCTTCTTGCTGGCCCCACTgttccaggcagagatgaggctgGTGGGGGCGCTGCTAGGCTTGGAGGCAGAGGGCACCAGGGCAGGGAAGTCTTCCTCCTGGAAGGTGGTCCTGCCTCTGGCGGGCACAGGGTATGCCAGTGCCAGCCCCACAGGGCCTGGGGCAGCTGCCGCAGAGCTCGAGGACGAAGCGGAGGCACAGAGGCTGGGGAAGTCTTCATCCTTGAGCTTCGAAGTGGGGGGCGGGAGAGCGCTGTGCAGAATGCGGACAGGGGTCAGCAGCCTGTGGGCTCTGGCCTGCCCCGGCCCCTGCCTCTGCAGGAGCCCTGGCGTCCACACCCACCCTCCCAACCCTTGGTAGGAGCCCCCAGCCCCACATGCGTGTACTTTGGGAGTGTGGCTCCTGCAGCTGGGCCAGTGGTGGAAAAGGCCTCCTGGCTCATAGGACCATTGGCGGAGGCTTCTTTGGGACCTGCGAGACACACAAGAACCCTTGTCAGAGCTGAACAGTGTCGAGGGAGCAGGGATCAGGCCTGGCGGGGTGACCAACTGGAGGGCAGTGGCTTCTCACCGACCTTGTGGTCAGGAGCCCACGTCCCGCCTGTTGGGCCAGGGTGGGCCTGCCTGCGGGGGAGCTGCTCACCTGGGCCCTCGCCTGGAGTCCGGGCTGGGCGCCGGGGGCCGCGGGCCTCCTCGGGACCCCGCAGCCCCACTTCCTCCTTCTTGGGCCTGCCACCCTCTTCCCGATCCTCAGTCCTGCgcgtctcctgctgctgctgctgggtggCCACCGAGGCCCGGATGGCAGCTGCCACTTCTCGGTCCTCTTCTTCCCTGGGATGGGGAGGCCTTCAGGCTGGGCCAGGCCCAGGACTACAGCGACGCAATGGAAAGGGCTAGGGAGGGGCCTCACCCCAGGAAGCCGGGACCTCAGAGGCCAGCCTGCCAGCAGCCAGCGGAACAGGTGCCAGCCCGGCCTCCCTGGCCAGGCGAGGGCGCTGTGGGGACAGCAAGACCACCTTCCCCGAGAACCTCGGGCTCCAGCGCCCGGGAAACACCCAGCCCAGTTCTCTGGGGCAGCGCCTGGGTACCGCAGATGCCTCGGTCCAGCCGGACACGGGGGCAGCCCAGCCAGAGCATGTGTCCGCCACGCCAGGGCCTCCTGGCACACCTGCACTGCACCTCCGAGACTGGGGCCCCTCACACCCCCGTCTGTAGGGTCGTGGCATCCCTGGTTAAACGAGCGGAGAAAGGAGAACACCCCACTCAGGACACCAAGTGGCCCTGTTGCCATGCCTGGGACACAGAGGCCAGAAGGCCAAGCTCCCTGATCCAGCGCCTGTCTCAGCCCAGCTGTCCACAATGCCCCGGCCTCTGGTGAGGCCAGGTGGACAGAAGTCCTGGCGACTCGCAAATCCTCCCACCTCTTGTACCTCCAGCTTCCCCGGCGGCTCTGCTGGGCTCCGCGGCCGCTGGCCCGGCCTGTGCGGCCCTGGCGGTTGTACCTGTCCAGTTCCTCATAGTCC carries:
- the SYNGR3 gene encoding synaptogyrin-3, giving the protein MEGGSFGAGRAGAALDPVSFARRPQTLLRVASWVFSIAVFGPIVNEGYVNADSGPELRCVFNGNAGACRFGVALGLGAFLACAGFLLLDVRFQQISSVRDRRRAVLLDLGFSGLWSFLWFVGFCFLTNQWQRTAPGPGTAQAGDAARAVITFSFFSILSWVALTVKALQRFRLGTDMSLFATEQLGAGAGQTYPGYPVGSGVEGTETYQSPPFTETLDTSPKGYQVPAY
- the ZNF598 gene encoding zinc finger protein 598 isoform X1, translated to MAAAAAAGPEGRRAAQEAAAAAPERGGGSCVLCCGDLEATALGRCDHPVCYRCSTKMRVLCEQRYCAVCREELRQVVFGKTLPAFATIPLHQLQHEKKYDIYFTDGRVFALYRQLLQHECPRCPERPPFSLFGDLEQHMRKQHELFCCKLCLRHLQIFTHERKWYSRKDLARHRMQGDPDDTSHRGHPLCKFCDERYLDNDELLKHLRRDHYFCHFCDADGAQDYYSDYAYLREHFREKHFLCEEGRCSTEQFTHAFRTEIDLKAHRTACHSRSRAEARQNRQIDLQFSYAPRHSRRSEGVIGGEDYEELDRYNRQGRTGRASGRGAQQSRRGSWRYKREEEDREVAAAIRASVATQQQQQETRRTEDREEGGRPKKEEVGLRGPEEARGPRRPARTPGEGPGPKEASANGPMSQEAFSTTGPAAGATLPNALPPPTSKLKDEDFPSLCASASSSSSAAAAPGPVGLALAYPVPARGRTTFQEEDFPALVPSASKPSSAPTSLISAWNSGASKKVAHPAPGSQSTSGASQPPRKSGKGGKGGKKGGPLPAEEVEEDGRAGLTAQELRSVPTTVAVSSLLAGAATQTFTKVSKKKKMGSEKSGTASPPPPDREGPPGAELAPTATPGRAEGPATVIVNGHSEGPAPARSTPKEPPGLPRPLGPPPCPTPQEDFPALCGSCPPRMPPPPGFNAVVLLKGTPPPPGLAPPVSKPPPGFSGLPSSPHTACVPSTTTTTKAPRPTPVPRAYLVPENFRERNLQLIQSIRDFLQSDEARFSKFKSYSGEFRQGVISAAQYYKSCRDLLGENFEKIFNELLVLLPDTAKQQELLLAHTDFRGREKPPGTKAKKNRKSAWQASTRQVGLDCCVCPTCQQVLAHGDVGSHQALHAARDDDFPSLQALARILT
- the ZNF598 gene encoding zinc finger protein 598 isoform X2 — protein: MAAAAAAGPEGRRAAQEAAAAAPERGGGSCVLCCGDLEATALGRCDHPVCYRCSTKMRVLCEQRYCAVCREELRQVVFGKTLPAFATIPLHQLQHEKKYDIYFTDGRVFALYRQLLQHECPRCPERPPFSLFGDLEQHMRKQHELFCCKLCLRHLQIFTHERKWYSRKDLARHRMQGDPDDTSHRGHPLCKFCDERYLDNDELLKHLRRDHYFCHFCDADGAQDYYSDYAYLREHFREKHFLCEEGRCSTEQFTHAFRTEIDLKAHRTACHSRSRAEARQNRQIDLQFSYAPRHSRRSEGVIGGEDYEELDRYNRQGRTGRASGRGAQQSRRGSWREEEDREVAAAIRASVATQQQQQETRRTEDREEGGRPKKEEVGLRGPEEARGPRRPARTPGEGPGPKEASANGPMSQEAFSTTGPAAGATLPNALPPPTSKLKDEDFPSLCASASSSSSAAAAPGPVGLALAYPVPARGRTTFQEEDFPALVPSASKPSSAPTSLISAWNSGASKKVAHPAPGSQSTSGASQPPRKSGKGGKGGKKGGPLPAEEVEEDGRAGLTAQELRSVPTTVAVSSLLAGAATQTFTKVSKKKKMGSEKSGTASPPPPDREGPPGAELAPTATPGRAEGPATVIVNGHSEGPAPARSTPKEPPGLPRPLGPPPCPTPQEDFPALCGSCPPRMPPPPGFNAVVLLKGTPPPPGLAPPVSKPPPGFSGLPSSPHTACVPSTTTTTKAPRPTPVPRAYLVPENFRERNLQLIQSIRDFLQSDEARFSKFKSYSGEFRQGVISAAQYYKSCRDLLGENFEKIFNELLVLLPDTAKQQELLLAHTDFRGREKPPGTKAKKNRKSAWQASTRQVGLDCCVCPTCQQVLAHGDVGSHQALHAARDDDFPSLQALARILT